The uncultured Sphaerochaeta sp. genome includes the window CGATGGAGCAATGGAGAATTGATGGACGAATCCAAGATCCTTCTCAGTCTGGAAGGTATAGTCAAGGAATTCTCATCTGTCCGTGTCCTAGACCGGGTCTCCTTCTCCATACGGGAAGGAGAGGTCATGGGGCTTATCGGGGAGAATGGGGCTGGTAAATCCACGTTGATGAAGATTCTCAGCGGGATCTACCAAAAAACTGAGGGTACTATCCTCTTGGATGGCCAACCCACCAATATTCCCGACTATATCACGGCAAAGAAACTGGGGATCGGTATCGTTCCCCAGGAGTTCAACCTGATCAATTACCTGACGGTATTCGAGAACATCTTCCTCGGAAATGAGATTCATAAGGGGCTTCTCCTGGATAAAGCAAAGATGCGGGAGGAAGCGAGGGCTCAGCTTGAGCTTTTAAAGATGCCCCTTGATGTGAACAAGTACATCAGTGAGCTCTCTGTGGCTGAGAAACAGATGGTGGAGATTGCAAAGGCCATGATCCTCGATACCAGGGTCCTGATCTTTGATGAACCGACCACCACCCTTACCCCCGTTGAGGTAAGGACCCTGTTCTCCCTGATGCGGAAGCTCAAGGAGAAGAAGGTCACCATGCTCTTTGTGAGTCACAAGCTCCAGGAGGTCATGACCATCTGTGACAGGGTAACCGTGCTCCGGGATGGGAAGCTGGTAAGTGTGGATGAGGTAAAGAACCTTGATGCAAATACGCTTGCAAAGAAGATGGTTGGGCGTGATTT containing:
- a CDS encoding sugar ABC transporter ATP-binding protein; amino-acid sequence: MDESKILLSLEGIVKEFSSVRVLDRVSFSIREGEVMGLIGENGAGKSTLMKILSGIYQKTEGTILLDGQPTNIPDYITAKKLGIGIVPQEFNLINYLTVFENIFLGNEIHKGLLLDKAKMREEARAQLELLKMPLDVNKYISELSVAEKQMVEIAKAMILDTRVLIFDEPTTTLTPVEVRTLFSLMRKLKEKKVTMLFVSHKLQEVMTICDRVTVLRDGKLVSVDEVKNLDANTLAKKMVGRDFSQVFPPKKDRRAEELVLEVKNLKSGPMVKDVSFSLHRGEVLGFAGLVGSGRTETMETVMGLRRMEGGEIHVKGKPARIRSAKDAVSLGLGYISEDRQGKGIVMNYDITKNVSLISLKDKYLKGLLIDKKAETAASDHYIDEFNIVAASKKSELRFFSGGNQQKVY